AACTAATCCGGGTATTTCTCTTTATCAAGGATTCATTGAACAGTCGAATGTCGATCCAGGTCAAACGATGACAGATATGATGATGACGATTAAGGGGTATGAAGCAAACCAAAAGGTAATAAGTGTTTATGATAACTCTTTACAACAACTATACTCGGTCGGCAAGTTAAACGGATAATCTGCTTCTTCCATCAGTGGGAGTCTTTTTACTAGTTAGAAAACGATAAAAAACGCTAAGAATAGGAGATAAGCATTTTGAATACGTCATTATTTATCTCATCAGGTGCTTTGCAAGCATACCAGCAAAAAATTGATACGACAGCAAATAATGTTGCCAATGTGAACACAATCGGTTTTAAACGCAGGGACCAAAGCTTTTCTGAGATTTTAGCATCGCAATTTAACAATCAGCCACTAATAAATCAAGAAATCGGAAGGCATACACCTAATGGAATACGAGTTGGTTATGGCACAAGGACAGGGCTTACACAACTTGACATCGAGCAAGGTCAAGCAGTTCAAACAGACAATCCTTTTGATCTCATGATATCTGGAAAGGGATTTTTCCAAGTTGGTTATCCATCTGCATTAGCTGGAGGACCTAACGAGGTGAGATATACACGCGATGGGAATTTCCATGTTAGTCCAAATCCCCAAAAACCGGGAAGCTATCATTTAGTAAACGCCAATGGGGGTTATCTGTTAGACCAGAATGGTAATCCAATCGAACTAGATGGACAATATGAAGTGAACATCGATTCGATGGGACAAATTCAGTTGAAAAGTAAAAATGGTCAAGGAGCAACATTCAAATCAGCTCAGCAAGTGGGTATTGTGGATATTCAAAATCCTCACGTGTTACAGAATGTCGGTGAAAATGAATTCGCGATTGATCCCAATGCATTAGCGAATGGTAGAAATGCAGCCAATTATGTGAGAATGATGGTCCCAGGAGAGATACAAATCTCAACGGGTTATCTCGAAGGATCGAATGTCGATTTGTCAAAAGAAATGACCAATCTGATGACAGCTCAGCGG
The DNA window shown above is from Neobacillus sp. WH10 and carries:
- a CDS encoding flagellar hook-basal body protein, whose amino-acid sequence is MNTSLFISSGALQAYQQKIDTTANNVANVNTIGFKRRDQSFSEILASQFNNQPLINQEIGRHTPNGIRVGYGTRTGLTQLDIEQGQAVQTDNPFDLMISGKGFFQVGYPSALAGGPNEVRYTRDGNFHVSPNPQKPGSYHLVNANGGYLLDQNGNPIELDGQYEVNIDSMGQIQLKSKNGQGATFKSAQQVGIVDIQNPHVLQNVGENEFAIDPNALANGRNAANYVRMMVPGEIQISTGYLEGSNVDLSKEMTNLMTAQRGFQLNSRAVSYADQMSGITNNILK